A portion of the Bulleidia sp. zg-1006 genome contains these proteins:
- a CDS encoding class I SAM-dependent methyltransferase, which translates to MISKRLKKIKHHVQKGLVIADIGCDHAFLSIDLMRDGIAKKVYACDIAKGPLAIAKDNIKYFGYEDVIQTILSDGLAKVPEDTQGIIIAGMGGQRAIHILASELAKAKGYKQILLQVNRGYEELRKWLFEHGFSIQEEWVVYDRKFYYLSIFVYYTGESEYQEEDVFIGPYLKKKKDLIAKEWFENEIKKTEKILSLSHDEQLKKRISYYKEYIKKFEDEF; encoded by the coding sequence ATGATTTCAAAGCGTTTAAAAAAGATAAAACATCATGTTCAAAAGGGCTTGGTCATAGCGGATATTGGCTGTGATCATGCTTTTTTGTCCATTGATTTAATGAGGGACGGAATTGCTAAGAAGGTTTATGCTTGCGATATTGCGAAAGGTCCTTTAGCAATTGCTAAGGATAATATTAAATACTTTGGTTATGAAGATGTTATTCAAACGATTTTAAGTGATGGATTAGCGAAAGTACCAGAAGATACGCAAGGAATTATCATTGCTGGTATGGGCGGTCAAAGGGCTATTCATATTCTTGCAAGTGAATTGGCTAAAGCGAAAGGGTACAAGCAAATTCTTTTACAGGTGAATCGTGGTTATGAAGAACTAAGAAAATGGTTATTTGAGCATGGTTTTTCGATTCAAGAAGAATGGGTGGTGTATGATCGTAAGTTTTATTATCTTTCAATTTTTGTTTACTATACAGGTGAAAGCGAGTATCAAGAAGAGGATGTCTTCATTGGTCCTTATTTGAAAAAGAAGAAAGATTTAATCGCAAAAGAATGGTTTGAAAATGAAATAAAAAAAACAGAAAAGATTTTATCTTTAAGCCATGATGAACAATTAAAGAAACGTATTTCTTACTACAAGGAATATATAAAGAAATTTGAAGATGAATTTTAA
- a CDS encoding pseudouridine synthase, with translation MRLDRVLANASVGSRTQVKNMVKKGRVCVNGEVVLAAGRAVDPNQDVITIDGEELAYSEHYYFMLHKPAGYISATEGRHDPTVLELVPDYKGLFPCGRLDKDTEGLLLIMNDGPLAHELLSPKKHVEKEYYVEHQSPLSKEDIKAIEKGVEYRDISYKGAKLHILDERSCTIVVQEGKYHEIKNIFLSLGNKVMYLKRIRMKNLILDETLKKGEYRPLSKEEIEDLKKLSI, from the coding sequence ATGCGTTTGGATCGAGTTTTAGCCAATGCAAGTGTGGGTAGTCGTACACAAGTAAAGAATATGGTTAAAAAGGGAAGGGTTTGTGTTAATGGTGAAGTAGTTTTAGCTGCCGGTAGGGCAGTTGATCCTAATCAAGATGTCATCACGATTGATGGCGAAGAATTAGCGTATTCTGAACATTATTATTTTATGTTGCATAAACCAGCAGGGTATATATCCGCCACCGAAGGAAGACATGATCCAACAGTATTGGAACTAGTGCCTGACTATAAAGGTTTATTTCCTTGTGGGAGATTGGATAAAGATACAGAAGGTCTACTTCTAATTATGAATGATGGTCCTTTGGCACATGAATTACTCTCACCTAAGAAACACGTTGAGAAAGAATATTATGTTGAACATCAATCACCTTTAAGTAAAGAAGATATAAAAGCTATTGAAAAGGGGGTTGAATATCGAGATATTTCATACAAAGGAGCTAAGCTGCATATCTTAGATGAGAGAAGCTGTACCATCGTTGTTCAAGAAGGAAAATACCATGAGATTAAGAATATCTTTCTCTCTCTTGGCAATAAAGTCATGTATTTAAAACGCATTCGCATGAAGAATTTAATTTTAGATGAAACACTAAAAAAAGGGGAATACCGCCCCCTAAGTAAAGAAGAAATTGAAGATTTAAAGAAGTTGTCGATTTAA
- a CDS encoding DEAD/DEAH box helicase, with the protein MKKFEDLHIQEPLKQWLRDKHFKEMTAIQEEVIPLSLQGKDIIGLSETGSGKTHAFLVPIFEKIDVASDYVQAVITAPTRELAYQIYAMAKEVEAYFPSIRISAVVGGKERARDSKKFQLQQPHVVIGTPGRLRDLFLEDNSLRLDKAKVMVVDEADMTLEFGFLADVDAIVSRMNDVQMLSFSATLPNQLKPFIRKYMHHPITIEIGKHQSNNKNIEHVLVPCYHRSYAETILKIMPGFNPYVCLIFANSRKEAHEIAQELRDHGVKLTELHGDLSSRERKQAMKQITQSQYEYVIATDLAARGMDIGEVGFVISCGFPNDLEYYIHRAGRTGRAGLSGTCYALYHEQDDEAIRSLMKQGIPFKHRRFHHHNWQDLRPYGQRRAKKDTEMQKQIAKMMTKKKRKVKPGYKKKREAEIDKLYRRKKRDFIRSKIKEEKKARYKQRAKELRDGNEKA; encoded by the coding sequence ATGAAAAAGTTTGAAGATTTACACATACAAGAACCATTAAAACAATGGTTGAGGGATAAACATTTTAAAGAAATGACTGCCATTCAAGAGGAAGTCATTCCTTTATCATTGCAAGGGAAAGATATAATTGGTCTATCCGAAACAGGCTCCGGTAAGACACATGCGTTTTTAGTGCCTATTTTTGAAAAAATTGATGTTGCCAGCGATTATGTCCAAGCCGTGATTACAGCGCCTACGCGTGAACTGGCTTATCAAATTTATGCGATGGCAAAAGAAGTGGAAGCTTATTTTCCAAGCATTCGCATTAGTGCTGTTGTGGGTGGTAAGGAGCGGGCAAGAGATAGTAAGAAGTTTCAACTACAACAACCGCATGTTGTGATTGGTACACCAGGTCGGTTGAGGGATTTATTTTTAGAAGATAATTCTTTGCGTTTAGATAAAGCGAAAGTAATGGTTGTGGATGAAGCCGACATGACTCTGGAGTTTGGTTTCTTAGCGGACGTGGATGCGATTGTTTCGCGAATGAATGATGTACAAATGTTGTCATTTTCAGCTACTTTACCAAACCAGTTAAAGCCTTTTATTAGGAAGTATATGCATCATCCAATTACCATTGAAATTGGTAAACATCAATCCAATAATAAGAATATTGAGCATGTGTTAGTGCCTTGTTACCACAGAAGCTATGCCGAAACCATTTTAAAGATTATGCCCGGCTTTAATCCTTACGTCTGTTTAATATTTGCGAATTCGCGGAAAGAAGCGCATGAGATTGCCCAAGAATTGCGTGACCATGGTGTTAAATTAACTGAATTGCATGGTGATTTAAGTTCACGTGAACGTAAACAAGCCATGAAACAAATTACCCAATCACAATATGAATATGTGATTGCGACAGATTTGGCAGCCCGTGGTATGGATATTGGTGAAGTTGGTTTTGTTATTTCTTGTGGCTTTCCTAATGATTTAGAATACTACATTCATCGTGCTGGTCGAACCGGTCGAGCAGGACTATCCGGTACTTGTTACGCATTGTACCATGAGCAAGATGATGAAGCTATTCGTTCTTTAATGAAACAAGGTATTCCATTTAAACACCGCCGTTTCCATCACCATAATTGGCAAGACCTTCGTCCTTATGGTCAACGTCGAGCAAAAAAAGATACGGAAATGCAGAAACAGATTGCTAAAATGATGACCAAGAAAAAGAGGAAGGTTAAACCTGGTTATAAAAAGAAAAGAGAAGCGGAAATTGATAAACTCTATCGTCGTAAAAAGAGAGATTTTATTCGTTCCAAGATTAAAGAAGAAAAGAAGGCTCGTTATAAACAAAGAGCGAAAGAGCTAAGAGATGGCAATGAAAAAGCTTAG
- the rpoD gene encoding RNA polymerase sigma factor RpoD — protein MPTKKRTEAKKKISSVKEAGKNMDLKTLDDLKEEYKATYRKEGELLQKDVVASLEHLDLSDDEMDDLWDWFNEQKMEVTSEEELEDFEEDEDHVLVNDQDEGTGDDLDDVDKEKDDKETTLDHYGLIRSDMSSASGDSVKMYLKEIGRVPLLKAYEEVEIAKRIEQGDEEARNILISSNLRLVVSIAKKYVGRGMQFLDLIQEGNMGLVKAVEKFDYTKGFKFSTYATWWIRQAITRAIADQARTIRIPVHMVETINKLTRVERSLVQKLSREPTPEEIAECLDGISADKVREIKKIALDPVSLETPIGEEDDSHLGDFIEDKDALSPDQYASNQLLKDEINDVLSGLTEREEKVLRLRFGLYDGRTRTLEEVGREFNVTRERIRQIEAKALRKLKHPNRSKRLKDFFDK, from the coding sequence ATGCCAACAAAGAAGAGGACTGAAGCGAAGAAAAAGATTAGTTCCGTGAAAGAAGCGGGAAAAAATATGGATTTAAAAACATTGGATGATTTAAAAGAAGAATACAAAGCTACCTATCGAAAAGAAGGTGAATTATTACAAAAGGATGTTGTTGCTTCTTTAGAACATTTGGATTTAAGCGATGATGAAATGGATGATTTGTGGGATTGGTTTAATGAACAAAAGATGGAGGTTACTTCGGAAGAAGAATTAGAAGACTTTGAAGAAGATGAAGACCATGTTTTAGTGAATGATCAGGATGAAGGCACAGGCGATGATTTAGATGATGTAGATAAAGAAAAAGATGATAAAGAGACGACGTTAGATCATTATGGCTTGATTCGTTCGGATATGTCGAGTGCATCCGGTGATTCGGTTAAGATGTATTTAAAAGAAATTGGTCGTGTTCCTTTATTGAAAGCTTATGAAGAAGTGGAAATCGCAAAACGAATTGAACAAGGTGATGAAGAAGCTCGTAATATTCTAATTTCTTCTAACTTGCGTTTAGTTGTTTCAATTGCAAAGAAATATGTTGGTCGTGGTATGCAGTTCTTGGATTTGATTCAAGAAGGAAATATGGGACTTGTTAAAGCGGTTGAAAAGTTTGATTATACAAAAGGATTTAAGTTCTCTACTTATGCGACTTGGTGGATTCGTCAGGCTATCACACGTGCTATCGCCGATCAAGCTAGAACAATACGTATTCCTGTTCACATGGTAGAAACCATCAATAAATTAACGCGTGTGGAAAGAAGCTTAGTACAGAAATTAAGCCGTGAGCCAACCCCGGAAGAAATTGCGGAATGCTTGGATGGTATTTCGGCAGACAAAGTGCGTGAAATCAAAAAGATTGCTTTGGATCCGGTCTCTTTGGAAACGCCAATTGGGGAAGAAGATGATTCTCACTTAGGGGATTTCATTGAGGATAAGGATGCTTTAAGTCCGGATCAGTATGCTTCTAATCAATTATTGAAAGATGAAATCAACGATGTTCTTTCCGGTTTGACGGAAAGGGAAGAAAAGGTTCTTCGTTTGCGCTTTGGGTTGTATGATGGTCGTACAAGAACATTAGAAGAAGTTGGTCGTGAATTTAATGTAACACGTGAGCGTATTCGTCAAATTGAAGCAAAGGCTCTTCGCAAGTTAAAACATCCAAATCGTTCAAAGCGTTTAAAGGATTTCTTTGATAAATGA
- a CDS encoding polysaccharide biosynthesis C-terminal domain-containing protein: MSEKLKKEVGQSFLAGSLTSTAGIFIAKLIGLFYIIPFKEIVGQQNMVFFSASYDYYALLLQISGSGIPFAIAALVAKYYAKEDYKTVMLVRRLGTGILMASGFVMAMFFFLMSAPLATRALGGGNISAWELKTMQNVFSLLALALFIVPILYSYRGYYQGLKEMRAYAGSQVLEQVGRVAFILAASMIGVYVFKMHRSFGAYASVIGTSLGAILAIFYFAYFDTKRNKRIARLAKRQEREAVSYKIILKEFLMYAIPFFVTAILGNSQILVNTNLFVSVNQSLGMNHNTATLIYSIIQTNCDKLTSIPQVVASGFSAGIIPFVTAALENQNWKEMRKYLMDAFDVTFFFAIPVSSVLFFQSRAVYYIMYGGGELVYGQVALRQAGILAFTSTLTPLMTSILLTLRFRKTCIGYLGIGFLVKLISFYPLTALFGYTGAIISSYVSGFAIFFLGFYKITAYSKLQWKVLLRRFLKILLISIIMNIPYYLLKLVGFDFVHYSRAVALILFIGVSMMAMAIYFALTEWLRLVQVTFHRSLKLLLNRMIRRA, translated from the coding sequence ATGAGTGAAAAATTAAAAAAAGAAGTTGGTCAATCATTTTTAGCTGGTTCCTTAACATCCACGGCCGGTATTTTCATTGCGAAATTAATTGGTTTGTTTTATATCATTCCATTTAAAGAAATTGTTGGTCAACAGAACATGGTATTCTTTTCAGCTTCCTATGATTATTACGCTTTATTACTACAAATTTCCGGCTCCGGTATTCCCTTTGCGATAGCGGCTTTAGTAGCGAAATATTATGCTAAGGAAGACTATAAGACGGTAATGTTAGTGCGTCGCTTAGGAACTGGAATTTTAATGGCATCTGGTTTTGTGATGGCAATGTTTTTCTTTTTGATGTCAGCTCCTTTAGCTACAAGGGCTTTAGGGGGAGGAAATATTAGCGCTTGGGAACTAAAGACCATGCAAAATGTATTCTCTTTATTAGCCTTAGCTTTATTCATTGTACCGATTTTGTATAGTTACCGTGGGTATTACCAAGGTTTAAAAGAAATGCGTGCCTATGCCGGTTCACAAGTTTTAGAACAGGTAGGGAGAGTTGCTTTTATCTTAGCGGCTTCGATGATTGGTGTTTATGTTTTTAAGATGCATCGCAGCTTTGGTGCTTATGCTTCTGTAATAGGAACCAGTTTAGGAGCTATTTTAGCCATTTTCTATTTTGCCTATTTTGATACCAAACGGAATAAAAGAATTGCTCGTTTGGCTAAAAGGCAAGAAAGAGAAGCGGTTTCCTACAAGATTATTTTAAAAGAGTTTTTAATGTACGCTATTCCATTCTTTGTGACCGCCATTTTAGGGAATTCACAAATTCTGGTGAACACCAATTTATTTGTATCTGTGAATCAAAGCTTAGGGATGAATCATAATACGGCTACGTTAATTTATTCCATTATTCAAACCAATTGTGATAAGTTAACTTCTATTCCACAAGTGGTTGCTAGTGGCTTTAGTGCGGGTATTATTCCTTTTGTGACCGCCGCTTTAGAAAACCAAAATTGGAAGGAAATGCGTAAATATTTAATGGATGCTTTTGACGTTACCTTCTTTTTTGCGATACCTGTCAGCTCGGTTTTATTTTTTCAATCCAGAGCTGTGTATTACATTATGTATGGTGGCGGTGAATTGGTGTATGGTCAAGTGGCTTTAAGACAAGCTGGTATATTAGCTTTTACATCTACCTTAACGCCTTTGATGACTTCTATTTTATTAACATTACGTTTTCGAAAAACCTGTATTGGTTATTTAGGTATAGGCTTTCTGGTTAAGCTCATTTCCTTTTATCCATTAACGGCTTTATTTGGGTATACAGGAGCGATTATTTCAAGCTATGTATCTGGTTTTGCGATTTTCTTCTTAGGCTTTTATAAGATAACTGCTTATTCTAAATTACAATGGAAAGTTTTATTAAGACGCTTCCTCAAGATTTTACTCATTTCAATTATTATGAATATCCCTTATTACTTATTGAAGTTAGTTGGTTTTGATTTTGTTCATTATTCAAGAGCGGTAGCACTGATTTTGTTTATTGGGGTTTCTATGATGGCTATGGCAATCTATTTTGCTTTAACAGAATGGTTACGTCTAGTTCAAGTTACTTTCCACCGTTCTTTAAAATTGCTTTTAAATCGTATGATAAGGAGAGCTTAA
- the ispH gene encoding 4-hydroxy-3-methylbut-2-enyl diphosphate reductase — MKIISVQPRGYCHGVIRAIRLAQKTKEKYPNTPITILGMLVHNQHVVDVLAESGMQTIEDKNQDRLSLLDKIQEGIVLFTAHGVSPAVYQKAKEKGLQVVDATCPDVLKTHELIKDYADDVIYLGKKNHPESEGTVGLSKRVHLVSNLEDLKALQDIEIHNPIITNQTTLSLLDLQDLIEACLKQYPNAKVVREICPATRLRQEAILNLEADALYVVGDVRSNNSNQLAIIARKIGIPFVKMISSVNDIQESELIGKERIAITSGSSTPNALTNQVVSFLQEYEKTGKFELPVELNRQLL, encoded by the coding sequence ATGAAAATTATTTCTGTTCAACCAAGAGGATATTGTCATGGTGTTATACGAGCCATTCGTTTAGCCCAAAAAACTAAAGAGAAATACCCAAATACTCCAATTACGATTTTAGGCATGTTGGTTCATAACCAACACGTTGTGGATGTATTAGCCGAAAGTGGTATGCAAACCATTGAAGATAAAAACCAAGACCGTCTTTCTTTATTAGATAAAATTCAAGAAGGAATTGTTCTATTTACAGCCCATGGTGTTTCACCGGCTGTTTATCAAAAAGCCAAAGAAAAAGGTCTACAAGTTGTCGATGCGACCTGTCCGGATGTTTTAAAAACCCATGAATTAATTAAAGACTATGCAGATGATGTCATTTATTTAGGTAAGAAGAACCATCCCGAATCCGAAGGAACAGTCGGTTTATCCAAGCGGGTTCATTTGGTATCCAATCTTGAAGATTTAAAAGCTTTACAAGATATTGAAATTCATAATCCCATTATCACCAATCAAACCACTCTATCTCTTTTAGATTTACAAGACTTAATTGAAGCTTGCTTAAAGCAATACCCAAATGCAAAAGTCGTAAGAGAAATATGCCCTGCCACAAGGTTACGCCAAGAAGCAATTTTAAATTTAGAAGCCGATGCTTTGTATGTGGTGGGAGATGTTCGTTCTAATAACAGCAATCAACTAGCAATTATTGCTCGTAAGATTGGTATTCCTTTTGTAAAAATGATTTCTTCGGTCAATGACATTCAAGAAAGTGAACTCATTGGTAAGGAAAGGATTGCCATCACCAGTGGTAGTAGCACACCCAACGCATTAACCAATCAAGTGGTTTCCTTTCTACAGGAGTATGAAAAAACAGGTAAGTTTGAATTACCTGTTGAATTAAATCGACAACTTCTTTAA